The following is a genomic window from Butyricimonas faecihominis.
CGAGTAGTTCGTGATGTTCAACAAGTTCTCTCCACTGAAGAACACGCGAATGTCTTTAATGTATATTTTCTTCAGGAGATTTTTAGGGAGTGTATAACCGATAGTCAGGGTTTTAAGTTTTAGATAATTTACTTTTTCCACGTAGCGATCTATCACCGGAGACCAGCTATCATTGAAATTGTTGAGTTCTGCTTTGGGATAGGTGCTGTTGTCGCCTTCTTTCTCCCAGAAAGATACTTTCTGTATGTCTTCAAAGATGGGGAACAGGGAGGTTTCCTTGCTGGTTGAGACGATCGGGAGCAGGTTGATCATGTCTCTTCCTAGGGAGTAGGACCACAGCATATTCAGGTCAAAGTTTTTCCATTTGATCTCGTTCACGATACCACCGTATAGTACGGGCAAACTGCTACCGATGTACACGACGTCCGATGTGCTGTTGATGTAGCCGTCCCCGTTCACGTCAACGATCTGTAAATCTCCGGGTTTGTAGAATACATCTGAGAAGTATTGTTTCTCGATGGCCCGGTACGTGCCGTCTTGGCGATAGTAGTATTTAATATCTTCCTCGGACTGGATGTATCCCGTTGTCTTGTATCCCATGATGTTTCCGACGGGCTTTCCGATAATGTAGCTACGACTATTCCCGGTCATGTCACTCATGTTCATATCTTTCCCGTTGTAGGTTTCCAGTAATTTGTTCCAGTTTTTGGCAAAGTTGACAGATATGGTCCAGAAAGAATCATCCGTCCGCATGATGTCATATTTAATGTCAAATTCAATACCTTCGTTTGAAAGGGCTCCAGCATTTCTCCACATGGCAGAGTAGCCGGAATGATTTCCCGGTATCGGGGTTTTGCTTAACATTTTGTCCGTGCGGCGGTAGTAATAGTCGGCTGTGACGGAAAGACGATAATTGAAAAAATTCATGTCAAGACCAAGGTCATATTGCTTGGTTTCTTCCCAACCTAGTTTGGGGTTATAATATCCTTCCTGTAAATCTGGGGTAATGATGGGGTTGCCCTCGTAAGAACCTTGGCCGCCTAAAAGTAAGCCGTAAGCCAAATAAGGTTGGTTGAACTGGTTTCCGGAGACCCCGTAACTGAAACGAAGTTTACCAAAACTTAATGCCTCGAACCATTGCATGAAGTTTTCTTCCGAGAAGTTCCAGGCTATGGCAGCCGACGGGAAGGTGGCCCAGCGTAAATCCCTCCCGAATACGGAACTTCCGTCTCTTCTTAACGTGGCGGTTAGCATATATCTTTCCTCGAAGACATAGTTAAGACGGCCGAAATAACTCATCATCTTTTTCTCGGTGAAGTCAGATTGGTAGTCTTTCAGGGCTTGCGTGTAATAGTCTCTATCTGCGAGAGAGGGCCACCCGTATTTCGTGGCGTAATGCACGTAGTCACTCGGACCGTTTTGGGCGGTTCCCCCGATATAATTATATTGGTCGTACTGGTAGGAATATCCCAGCATGACATCTATTTTGTGACGTTCACCGAAGATTTGCTGGTAATTGATCAGGGCCTCGTCTAGAATCGTGTATTCCCGGCTAACCTCTCCGTTGGTTAAGGATTCTTTCGGGTCATTCAGCCAAGAAGGAGAGAAGTAATTTCGGTTATTTTGTGAATAGTCGAGAGAAATCGTGTTGGAAATATTCAGACCTTTCATAATGTCCAGTTTTAAACCGAAGGTGCTGCGTAGGCGGTAGGTGTTGTTTTTTTCCTCTACACCCCGTAGACCTTTTAATACCTCTTCGGTGACCGAGTTGTTGCCCGGTAGTAGGGTGGATTGCGATAGCGGGTCACCCGGAATGACTTCCACCTCGTTCCCGGCAGAGAATCCGGAACTTTTCACGCCCCGACTACGATCGGAGAAGGCTAGATAATTTCTGAAGTCCACGGTTAACATGGGTATCGGGTTCATGATGAAGTTTCCCATCAAGTTTATTCGGGAGTACCCGGTTCCTTTCAGAATACCTTCTTCATCGTAGTAACCTAATCCCACGGAATAAGTCATTCGTTCCGAACCACCGGATGTTTGTATGTTGGCATTCAGTGTTTTGGTGGCTTGGAAATAGTATTTATAGAAGTTGGTAGAGTTGTTGTAGAAAGGGTTTAAGCTATCTTGTAATTCATCCCCGTTCTTGTTCCCGGAAACAGTCCCATCTCCCCAGTAGGCATCGTATGAACCGCCCTTGGTGTAAGCCTCTTCATAAGAGATGGGATAGATATACATATTTTTATCTTGATCTTTATAAGCTTTACGGGCATTGAAACGTTGTAACAGCCGGAAATTGCGTTCTGCTTTCCCTCCGGTTTGCACGGGGTATTCCGGTAGCACGTTGTACGTGTATGAAAAGTTGACATCAAATTGAGCGGATTGGTTTTTACGGCCTTTTTTAGTGGTCACGATGATTACCCCGTTAGCGGCTCTTGATCCGTAAAGGGACGTGGCGGAAGCATCTTTCAAAATTTGGATGGATTCGATCACTTCCGGGTTCAAGTCGGCCAACCCGTTTGTTCCGGTTACCGGGGAGGTGAAAGAGGCCATGGGAACCCCGTCAACAACCCATAGGGGATTAGAGAATCGTCGTCCACTTTCCACGCTGAGGGAGTTGTACCCGCGAATGGTGACTTGGGTTCCACCGCCACCGGGGGCTCCCGTGATGTTGGTTACGTCCATACCAGCTACCCGTCCTTGTAAAAGGTTGGCGATGCTTGGGGAAGGAATTCCCTTGATGGACTCTGCTTTCACGACAGAGATGGCCCCCGTCATTTCCCGTTTGTTCGTTTGTCCGTAGGCAACAACGTGTACTTCATCCAGTTCTGAAATGTCTTCTTCCAGAATAACCACGAGGTCTTTATTTCCTTTGAATGGAACTTTCTTGGTTTTATAGCCGACGAACGAGCATACGAGGTTTCCGGATGATACAGGAAGTTCGAGGACAAATTTACCGTTGACATCGGTGGCGGTTCCCAGTAGCATACTGTCCAGTTTGATGGTCACCCCCGGCATGGGTTCGCCTTTCTTGTCTTTCACGATACCCGATATTCTGTATTTCTTCACGTCGTCTGTTTTGGGAGTGGCTTTCATGACTATGATGAACTCCCGGTTTATTTCAAAAGTCAATCCCCGCTTTGTCAGCACGCGATGTAACAGGTCTTTTAATTCGATCTGGTCGAAATCGGCCTTGACTTTGGCATTTTTATCGAGCATATCGTTGTTATACATCACGATACATCCCGTCTGTTTGCGGATTTCCCGGAATAGTTCTTCATAGGTTGTTTCGCCCATGTTCACCTTCATCTGGTATTGTCCCAGGGAGTTGGCACTTGCTCCGAATATGAAGCCTACAAGTAGAATCATTGTTAGTCGCATAATCAAAAAGATTTTCCAACGTTCGCTTTTTTTGAAAGCGAACCCTGTTAATGGATTTTTTTTCATACATTTGTAATATTAAGTTTTAACTGAACTGGGACCGAAAGGTGGTGCGAACACCTGACGGTCTTTTTTTTATTTCTCGTATATCTGGATTACATTTCCATTCACTTTAAAGTAAACATTAGATGTTTTTTCAATAAATTCAAGCATGAATAACAGCGTGTTACTCCGTTTGATAGCACCCGTGAACTTGAAGTCTCGTATATCGCTGTTTGCGAAGAAGAAGTCCACGTCGTACCAGCGGCTTAACTGTGATACAAGTTGTTCCAGCGGCATATCATTGAATTCGAACATCCCGTCTTTCCAAGAGACATAGCCAGTGACATCTACTTCCCGTGTTTTCAGCGTCCCGGATTTGTTCTCCGTGACGGCCTGCCATCCCGGTTTTAGAATACATTTTTCATGTTGATTGTACACCTCGACTTTCCCACTCACGAGAGTTATAGCTGTGGTCGTTTCATCCTCGTAAGCGCTGACATTAAACGAAGTTCCGAGAACTTTCGTGTTGGAGTACGGGGTGTGGACGACAAAGGAGCGGAGCGTGTCTCGTTTTACCTCAAAATAGGCTTCTCCTTTCACGCTGACCTCTCTCGTGTTACCCGTGAACCGGACGGGGTATTTTAGTTCGGTTTCGGAGTTTAGCCATACCTTGGTTCCATCCGAGAGAGTAAGGATGTATTCTCCACCGCGGGAGACAACAAGTGTGTTGTACTCGACGGTTTCATTTGTTGCCCGTGTTGAAAGAGAGTCACTAAGCTCGTATTTTAGTCCGGTGTTTTCACCATCTTTAACGATGGTGTTTTTGATTTTTATTTCGAAGGTATCATCAGCATTTAATTGAATCTTTTTCCCATTGTCAAAGATTAAGGTGGCTTTAGGACTACCACTTTTCACTTGAGCCAAGTCGAGGATCGTTTTTTCCGGGGAGGGTTCGTGAGGAATGAATCTCGTTACCGCAAAAAGAATTAAGCAAGCGGCTGCTACACCGGATACAAGGTATTTCCAATGGAAGGATTTCTTTTGTTTTTTTAGACGGGAATTCAATTTTTCTTTTCCTTGCAGGGAATCGATACGTTTCCATGTTTGAACGTGTGCGAGCTGATAATGGGTCTTGCTTAATCTTTCAAATAGATCCCGATTTTCTTGACTTGTGTCAAGCCAGTCTCGGATGAGTTCTATCTGTTCCGGAGAGGCTTTTCCAGTCCAACAAGCTTGAATGGCTTGAAATATGTTGTCATCTATTTCCATGTTTCTGTTTATCTTTTATTAGTTAAACAGATTTTTGGTCCTGACGGGTGAATGAAATAAGAAAAAAAAGAAATATATTTTTAAATATCTCTGGTAAACAGTGTGTTGTAAGCGTTGTTTTATTGAAAATCCTGGGGGTATAACATGAAAAGCAAGAACATTTTCTTGTATTCTTCTAATTCTGAACGTAATTCTCTCATCCCGGCTTTCAGTAATGTTTTCACGGTATTAATGGATACTTCCAGTTCATCCGCAGTCTCTTGATAGGAGTGTCCTTGACACATAACAGATTGGACAACTTGTTGTGTCTTTTCAGGAAGTTTCCGGACGGCAGCTAAAACGGTTTCGATGACGGTTTCATCCAGTAGATAGGATTCCTCTTGAGCTATGGCGTAATGAGGTAAATCTAATTGCTCCGTGGGTAGTCCTTTTTTGGTTATCTGGTTCATGCAGGCATTTTTCACGATCGTGAAAAGGAATGTTGACAAAGCGTTTGGATGGATATGTTCATAAAGTTCTTTTTCCCATAGTTTCACGAATTGTTCCAGTACCGTGTCCTCAGCTTCCGGTAGATCGTGGAGTAGGTCATCGGCGAACACGACTAAAGGTTTGTAATACCTGTCAAACAGTGCATTCATACCTTGTCTTTTACCGGCTTGTAGCAAAGCTATTATTTGTGCATCACTGACACTCATATCCTATTCACATGATTTGTTCTATTTTCCCGATTAGTTGTTTTGCGGAAAGATCCATTTGCTCAACGGCCATCCAGGTCACGATGTTTTCCCGGTTGACGAGATAGACACGGGGAATGGTGCTATTGGCAAAAAGGGAAAAGACTTTTTTGTCCGGGTCAAGGTAGAACGGCATAGTGAAGTTTTGTTCTTTCCAGAATGCGTTGACGACTTCGGCTGTTTCCCCGCGGGAGATGGTGACGAGTCGGAAGGTGGGTTGGTCTTTCAGTTCATTCCACACGCTGTCAATCTTCGGGAGTTCCCGCTTGCAATCGCCACAGGTGGTAACGAAGAAAACCAACAGGGTTGTGTTTCCTGATAAATCTTCACTATGAAGTTCTTCTCCGGTTGCGCTTTTCACGGTGAATTCCGGTAATTTGTCGTTTTCTTCGATGTAATTTATGACATCCTCTTTTTCGTCTTTAATACAGGAAAGAAGAAGTAATGTAAATGCGAGTAACGTGACGAATATTGTTTTCATCTTTTACGAATTCTGTTTCAATTAGACCGTGAAATTAGCGAATAACATCGAATTATAAAAATATTACGTATTTTTTGCCGTGAAGTAAGTATATATACACAAGCGAGAAGCTTGGAAATCGTGTATGTTTGTATGCGGTAAAAAAGAAGAATAGTATGAATAAGATATTGCAAGAAGATTTTGACTTGGCTCCGTGTATGGTTGCCGGATATGAAAGTTTTATGGATGGTTTGTTGAATATCGTACATTCCGGGCCTATTTGCGAGAGCGTGGGTGAACGGATCAAGTCGTATGTGCTGGATTTTGTTCAAAATCACCCGTTGGATTCTTTTGATTGCTTTTCGGATGAGACCTATACGCGGAATTATATTGGCAGGGACAAATCCGGTTGGGAGGCTATCGTGATGTCGTGGAAGAAAGGAAACCGTACGGCCATTCATGCTCATCCCCAGTTTGCTGGTTACACGTTTGCCGATGGGGAGTTCTTGGTTGAGGTTTTTGAACCTTTTAAAGAGGGGATTTGTCTGGTTCAAGAGATGACAATTAGCGATATTCACGGGGTATATGCTATCGGCAAGGCTGGTAAATACAACAATCATATTCACCGGATTACCTGTTTAAGCGATACGGCTCACAGTTTACACGTGTATTCGGATGACGCATTGAAAGGGGAGAAGTTGGACGAACAAATGATATATTAATTTTAGATTTTGGATCCTATCGATTAAGTGATTTAATGATTT
Proteins encoded in this region:
- a CDS encoding TlpA family protein disulfide reductase, with the translated sequence MKTIFVTLLAFTLLLLSCIKDEKEDVINYIEENDKLPEFTVKSATGEELHSEDLSGNTTLLVFFVTTCGDCKRELPKIDSVWNELKDQPTFRLVTISRGETAEVVNAFWKEQNFTMPFYLDPDKKVFSLFANSTIPRVYLVNRENIVTWMAVEQMDLSAKQLIGKIEQIM
- a CDS encoding cysteine dioxygenase yields the protein MNKILQEDFDLAPCMVAGYESFMDGLLNIVHSGPICESVGERIKSYVLDFVQNHPLDSFDCFSDETYTRNYIGRDKSGWEAIVMSWKKGNRTAIHAHPQFAGYTFADGEFLVEVFEPFKEGICLVQEMTISDIHGVYAIGKAGKYNNHIHRITCLSDTAHSLHVYSDDALKGEKLDEQMIY
- a CDS encoding FecR family protein, whose translation is MEIDDNIFQAIQACWTGKASPEQIELIRDWLDTSQENRDLFERLSKTHYQLAHVQTWKRIDSLQGKEKLNSRLKKQKKSFHWKYLVSGVAAACLILFAVTRFIPHEPSPEKTILDLAQVKSGSPKATLIFDNGKKIQLNADDTFEIKIKNTIVKDGENTGLKYELSDSLSTRATNETVEYNTLVVSRGGEYILTLSDGTKVWLNSETELKYPVRFTGNTREVSVKGEAYFEVKRDTLRSFVVHTPYSNTKVLGTSFNVSAYEDETTTAITLVSGKVEVYNQHEKCILKPGWQAVTENKSGTLKTREVDVTGYVSWKDGMFEFNDMPLEQLVSQLSRWYDVDFFFANSDIRDFKFTGAIKRSNTLLFMLEFIEKTSNVYFKVNGNVIQIYEK
- a CDS encoding RNA polymerase sigma factor; the encoded protein is MSVSDAQIIALLQAGKRQGMNALFDRYYKPLVVFADDLLHDLPEAEDTVLEQFVKLWEKELYEHIHPNALSTFLFTIVKNACMNQITKKGLPTEQLDLPHYAIAQEESYLLDETVIETVLAAVRKLPEKTQQVVQSVMCQGHSYQETADELEVSINTVKTLLKAGMRELRSELEEYKKMFLLFMLYPQDFQ
- a CDS encoding SusC/RagA family TonB-linked outer membrane protein, translated to MKKNPLTGFAFKKSERWKIFLIMRLTMILLVGFIFGASANSLGQYQMKVNMGETTYEELFREIRKQTGCIVMYNNDMLDKNAKVKADFDQIELKDLLHRVLTKRGLTFEINREFIIVMKATPKTDDVKKYRISGIVKDKKGEPMPGVTIKLDSMLLGTATDVNGKFVLELPVSSGNLVCSFVGYKTKKVPFKGNKDLVVILEEDISELDEVHVVAYGQTNKREMTGAISVVKAESIKGIPSPSIANLLQGRVAGMDVTNITGAPGGGGTQVTIRGYNSLSVESGRRFSNPLWVVDGVPMASFTSPVTGTNGLADLNPEVIESIQILKDASATSLYGSRAANGVIIVTTKKGRKNQSAQFDVNFSYTYNVLPEYPVQTGGKAERNFRLLQRFNARKAYKDQDKNMYIYPISYEEAYTKGGSYDAYWGDGTVSGNKNGDELQDSLNPFYNNSTNFYKYYFQATKTLNANIQTSGGSERMTYSVGLGYYDEEGILKGTGYSRINLMGNFIMNPIPMLTVDFRNYLAFSDRSRGVKSSGFSAGNEVEVIPGDPLSQSTLLPGNNSVTEEVLKGLRGVEEKNNTYRLRSTFGLKLDIMKGLNISNTISLDYSQNNRNYFSPSWLNDPKESLTNGEVSREYTILDEALINYQQIFGERHKIDVMLGYSYQYDQYNYIGGTAQNGPSDYVHYATKYGWPSLADRDYYTQALKDYQSDFTEKKMMSYFGRLNYVFEERYMLTATLRRDGSSVFGRDLRWATFPSAAIAWNFSEENFMQWFEALSFGKLRFSYGVSGNQFNQPYLAYGLLLGGQGSYEGNPIITPDLQEGYYNPKLGWEETKQYDLGLDMNFFNYRLSVTADYYYRRTDKMLSKTPIPGNHSGYSAMWRNAGALSNEGIEFDIKYDIMRTDDSFWTISVNFAKNWNKLLETYNGKDMNMSDMTGNSRSYIIGKPVGNIMGYKTTGYIQSEEDIKYYYRQDGTYRAIEKQYFSDVFYKPGDLQIVDVNGDGYINSTSDVVYIGSSLPVLYGGIVNEIKWKNFDLNMLWSYSLGRDMINLLPIVSTSKETSLFPIFEDIQKVSFWEKEGDNSTYPKAELNNFNDSWSPVIDRYVEKVNYLKLKTLTIGYTLPKNLLKKIYIKDIRVFFSGENLLNITNYSGLDPETVDINTGLDDGKNYPLARKLTLGITIKL